A region of Bacillota bacterium DNA encodes the following proteins:
- the pflB gene encoding formate C-acetyltransferase: MAKAWEGFTPGAWSEEINVRDFIQKNYTPYEGDEGFLSGPTENTASIMEKVNELIQNEVKNKTISVDLERFSGIDNFDPGYIDKDKEAIVGLQTDEPMKRIMNPYGGWRMLKSSLEAYGLEIDPELEARFNEYRKTHNQGVFDAYTTEMRKVRTVGLLTGLPDAYGRGRIIGDYRRVALYGIDYLKEMRMKDKGNLTGPATEEIIRLREELTEQIRALDEIKSMAAKYGFDIGRPAYNAKEAVQWLYFGYLAAVKENNGAAMSIGRNTTFLDIYLERDLKKGLIDEKTAQELIDQLVIKLRLVRHLRTPEYDQLFAGDPTWVTESIGGMGEDGRTLVTKTAFRFLHTLINLGTAPEPNMTILWSNDLPRAFKEYCAYMSIKTDSIQYENDDLMRPIYGDDYAIACCVSAMRVGKDMQFFGARANLAKALLYAINGGHDEIKTEKNSDKPMHVLPGIAMNNQDVLDYDTVWETFKQVMDQLAEIYVNTMNTIHYMHDKYAYEAGQMALHDADVHRFIAFGIAGLAIVADSLSAIKYAKVKPIRNEHGIAVDFEVEGTFPRYGNDDDRVDQIAVEVNEYFMEALRRHPAYRNAEHTLSLLTITSNVVYGKKTGTTPDGRKKGEPFSPGANPMNGADTNGALASLNSVAKLPYKHVNQDGISNTFTIVPDALGKNMAERVTNLTNILDGYFNQGAFHLNVNVLDRELLIDAMENPDKYPNLTIRVSGYAVRFNRLEREQQLDVLNRTFHEAF; this comes from the coding sequence ATGGCCAAAGCCTGGGAAGGTTTTACTCCGGGAGCGTGGTCTGAAGAGATTAATGTGCGGGACTTCATTCAAAAAAACTACACTCCATACGAGGGCGATGAAGGGTTTCTGTCAGGTCCGACTGAAAACACCGCAAGCATTATGGAAAAAGTTAATGAGCTGATCCAAAATGAGGTCAAAAACAAGACCATTAGTGTTGATTTAGAGCGCTTCAGCGGTATTGACAATTTTGACCCGGGTTATATTGATAAAGATAAAGAGGCAATTGTCGGTCTCCAGACAGATGAGCCGATGAAGCGGATCATGAACCCATATGGCGGCTGGCGGATGCTGAAAAGCTCCCTGGAAGCCTATGGTCTCGAAATTGATCCGGAACTAGAAGCACGCTTCAACGAATACAGAAAAACCCATAACCAGGGCGTATTTGATGCGTATACAACTGAAATGAGAAAAGTGCGCACTGTAGGACTGCTGACTGGTCTTCCTGATGCTTATGGCCGCGGCAGAATTATCGGTGATTACCGCCGTGTAGCTCTTTATGGTATCGACTACCTCAAAGAAATGCGCATGAAAGATAAGGGAAATTTAACCGGTCCGGCTACTGAAGAGATTATCAGACTCCGGGAAGAGCTTACAGAGCAGATTCGCGCTTTAGATGAGATAAAATCGATGGCTGCCAAGTATGGTTTTGATATCGGCAGACCTGCCTACAACGCCAAAGAAGCAGTTCAGTGGCTGTATTTCGGTTATCTTGCTGCTGTTAAAGAAAACAACGGCGCAGCTATGAGTATTGGCAGAAACACCACTTTTCTGGATATTTATCTGGAACGAGATCTGAAAAAAGGTTTAATCGATGAAAAAACTGCTCAAGAACTCATTGACCAGCTGGTAATTAAGCTGCGTTTGGTCAGACATCTGAGAACTCCTGAGTACGACCAGCTGTTTGCAGGAGACCCAACTTGGGTAACCGAATCCATTGGTGGTATGGGTGAGGACGGCAGAACTCTAGTAACCAAAACTGCTTTCCGCTTCCTCCATACCCTGATCAATCTGGGAACAGCTCCAGAACCGAACATGACTATTCTATGGTCAAACGATCTGCCGAGGGCATTTAAAGAGTACTGCGCGTATATGAGCATTAAGACTGACTCCATTCAGTATGAAAACGATGATCTGATGCGGCCGATCTATGGCGATGATTACGCTATTGCCTGCTGCGTATCGGCGATGCGGGTAGGTAAGGATATGCAGTTCTTCGGTGCCAGAGCTAATCTAGCTAAAGCACTGCTCTATGCTATCAACGGCGGACATGATGAAATTAAAACTGAGAAGAACTCCGATAAACCAATGCATGTTCTTCCCGGCATTGCCATGAACAACCAAGATGTTCTGGATTACGATACAGTTTGGGAAACCTTCAAACAGGTTATGGATCAATTGGCGGAGATCTATGTAAACACAATGAACACCATTCACTATATGCATGACAAGTATGCGTATGAGGCTGGTCAGATGGCTCTGCATGATGCAGATGTGCACAGATTCATTGCTTTCGGCATCGCTGGCCTGGCAATTGTTGCCGACTCGCTGTCTGCCATTAAATATGCCAAGGTTAAACCTATCCGCAATGAGCATGGGATTGCAGTAGACTTCGAAGTCGAAGGCACCTTCCCTCGCTATGGCAATGATGATGACCGTGTTGACCAGATCGCTGTTGAAGTGAACGAGTATTTCATGGAAGCATTGAGAAGACATCCGGCGTACAGAAACGCTGAGCATACACTTTCGCTTCTGACTATTACTTCGAACGTTGTCTACGGCAAGAAGACCGGAACTACTCCGGATGGCCGCAAGAAAGGTGAACCGTTCTCGCCGGGTGCAAACCCAATGAATGGAGCAGACACCAACGGTGCGCTGGCTTCGCTGAACTCAGTCGCTAAGCTTCCTTACAAACATGTTAACCAAGACGGTATTTCTAACACCTTCACCATCGTACCGGATGCATTAGGCAAGAACATGGCTGAGCGGGTAACCAATCTGACTAACATTCTCGATGGTTACTTTAATCAAGGTGCATTCCACCTGAACGTCAACGTTCTCGATCGAGAGCTGCTGATTGATGCTATGGAAAATCCGGATAAATATCCGAACCTAACAATTCGGGTATCCGGCTATGCTGTAAGATTCAATCGTCTTGAGAGAGAACAGCAGCTGGATGTTCTCAACCGAACATTCCATGAGGCTTTTTAG
- the pflA gene encoding pyruvate formate lyase-activating protein: MQGYIHSIETMGLVDGPGTRTVFFLQGCPLRCAFCHNPDTLKRVGGRAMTPEEVVKLVSRYRSYYGEEGGVTFSGGEPLLQGEFVYECLKLLKREGYNTCIDTSGFGNPRFNAQILPLVDTLILDVKAFDRQSFLDLTTIDGFDAYLDFLASLDRNGFNGQIWVRHVMVPGLTDNKESMEKFIQIIKPIRNKVDRIEILPYHTSGVKKYHELGIPYRLEGVEPMDKKRAKEFEIYANKLFADELRQERADREKIRQEKFKELKEREVASEQEKAEVFQALRGLPLLNDVDEVDVEAVFNEVILSNIKAGELIFKTGDPPDFMYLIYEGQMKIYVNTVDGEEQIFYIYRDGDFVGGLNLLVQTPYRYIGQALTDCKVVVIPKATFDRYFYNSPVVLRSVLVKSFERIRWAEELIQRLATSNASMKTAGLLLKLVKRIGVETEEGIRLELSMSREELGNYSGLRRETITRKLGEFKELGYIELIGNRVIIVKDIEALERYVL; this comes from the coding sequence ATGCAGGGATATATCCACTCGATTGAAACCATGGGCTTGGTAGATGGCCCGGGGACACGCACGGTCTTTTTCCTGCAGGGCTGTCCCCTTCGCTGCGCCTTCTGCCATAATCCTGACACTTTAAAAAGGGTAGGGGGCCGCGCCATGACTCCCGAGGAAGTTGTAAAGCTTGTCAGCAGGTATCGCTCCTATTATGGAGAAGAAGGTGGGGTAACCTTTTCAGGTGGCGAACCGCTGCTGCAGGGAGAGTTCGTGTACGAATGCTTGAAACTGCTTAAGCGGGAAGGTTATAATACATGTATAGATACCTCTGGGTTTGGCAATCCACGTTTTAATGCGCAGATCCTTCCATTGGTAGATACCTTGATTTTGGATGTCAAGGCCTTTGATCGCCAAAGTTTTCTGGATTTGACTACTATCGATGGATTTGACGCATACCTGGATTTTCTTGCCAGCTTAGATCGTAATGGTTTTAATGGGCAGATCTGGGTGCGTCATGTTATGGTTCCTGGTCTAACAGATAATAAAGAGTCGATGGAGAAGTTTATTCAAATCATTAAGCCTATTCGCAACAAAGTGGACCGGATCGAGATCTTGCCCTACCACACCTCAGGGGTAAAGAAATACCACGAATTGGGAATACCCTATCGTCTTGAGGGAGTAGAGCCTATGGATAAAAAGCGAGCTAAAGAGTTTGAGATTTATGCGAATAAACTTTTTGCAGATGAACTGCGGCAGGAGCGCGCAGACAGGGAGAAGATTAGGCAGGAGAAGTTTAAAGAGCTGAAGGAAAGAGAAGTAGCCTCTGAACAGGAAAAAGCGGAGGTATTTCAAGCTCTGCGTGGGCTTCCTCTCTTAAACGATGTTGACGAAGTTGATGTTGAGGCTGTGTTCAACGAAGTGATCCTATCGAATATCAAGGCTGGAGAGCTGATCTTTAAAACTGGCGACCCACCTGACTTTATGTACCTGATTTACGAGGGTCAGATGAAGATCTATGTCAACACAGTTGATGGAGAAGAGCAGATCTTCTATATTTACCGGGATGGGGACTTTGTGGGGGGACTTAATCTTCTAGTTCAGACTCCTTACCGGTATATTGGTCAAGCTTTGACCGACTGTAAGGTAGTAGTAATTCCTAAGGCTACCTTCGACCGATATTTCTACAATTCTCCGGTAGTGCTCCGCAGTGTATTAGTAAAAAGCTTCGAAAGAATTCGCTGGGCAGAAGAATTGATTCAAAGACTGGCAACCAGCAATGCTTCTATGAAAACAGCCGGACTGCTCTTAAAACTTGTGAAGCGGATCGGGGTGGAAACCGAGGAAGGCATTAGGCTGGAACTGTCCATGAGTCGGGAAGAGCTGGGTAACTATTCCGGACTGAGACGGGAGACAATCACTAGAAAGCTTGGCGAGTTCAAAGAATTGGGCTATAT
- a CDS encoding pectin methylesterase produces MVVAQDGSGDFQTIQEAINHIPEDNSTRTIIQVKKGRYHEKLHIDRRLITLKGEGMETVITYDDCALKRWPDGKKYGTFNSYTVLITGDDFLAEDITFENAAGPGKIAGQALAAYIDADRVVFRNCRFLGHQDTIFTGPLPPVTGNGDLFDSPREGMPRKKGRHYYENCFIAGDVDFIFGGATAVFYNCELFSHDRHTGYITAASTPEGEKYGYVLINCKLTGDAQPETVYLGRPWRDYGRTVFINTYMGEHIKPEGWHNWSRPEREQTTFYAEYKSYGPGAKMDQRVPWAKILTDEEAKEYTVENVLAGDDGWNPRVQ; encoded by the coding sequence ATTGTTGTTGCCCAAGATGGAAGCGGAGATTTTCAAACCATTCAAGAAGCGATTAATCACATACCTGAGGATAACTCAACAAGAACAATCATTCAGGTCAAAAAAGGCAGATACCATGAGAAACTGCATATTGACAGAAGATTGATTACGCTCAAGGGTGAAGGCATGGAAACGGTTATTACCTACGATGACTGCGCCCTCAAAAGATGGCCGGATGGAAAAAAATACGGAACATTCAATTCTTACACAGTTCTGATTACTGGGGATGATTTTCTTGCCGAGGACATCACCTTTGAGAACGCTGCGGGACCAGGAAAGATAGCGGGACAAGCTTTGGCAGCTTATATTGATGCGGATCGGGTGGTGTTTAGAAACTGCCGGTTTTTGGGGCATCAAGATACGATTTTTACCGGTCCTCTGCCGCCGGTTACCGGCAATGGTGACTTGTTTGACAGTCCACGCGAGGGAATGCCGCGGAAAAAGGGCAGACACTATTATGAAAACTGCTTCATCGCCGGCGATGTGGACTTTATATTTGGCGGTGCCACTGCGGTATTCTACAACTGCGAGCTGTTCTCTCACGACCGCCATACTGGGTATATTACAGCGGCTTCTACTCCTGAAGGCGAGAAATATGGTTATGTGTTGATTAACTGCAAGCTTACGGGAGATGCCCAGCCGGAAACGGTCTATCTCGGCAGGCCTTGGCGGGATTACGGCAGGACAGTGTTCATTAACACCTATATGGGAGAGCACATCAAACCTGAAGGGTGGCATAACTGGAGCCGCCCGGAGCGGGAACAGACTACGTTTTATGCTGAGTACAAGAGTTATGGTCCGGGGGCGAAAATGGATCAGCGAGTACCGTGGGCCAAAATTCTGACCGATGAAGAAGCCAAAGAGTATACTGTGGAAAATGTGCTAGCTGGAGATGACGGCTGGAATCCACGGGTGCAGTAA
- the ppsA gene encoding phosphoenolpyruvate synthase: MNMCVLDLKALTKADHKYVGHKAANLGELHQIKGIQVPDGFCITTAAFKESAPIKKLTASLDGCGLNDMDRIRWISSEIRSLIEVTPIPQDVVKEIFEMISHFGENQAYAVRSSSTAEDLPTASFAGQYDTYLNVSGRKAILKHIKKCWASLFTERAVTYRLQNKVKNHTAAMAVIIQKMINPQASGIMFTADPATGNRSILSIDACLGLGERIVSGQINPDNYKVRSSTIISMRKRQRQVLNDQQIIELAQIGRQVEAHFGCPQDIEWCLADDCFYLVQSRPITTLFPIPAADNQGSRIFVSVGHQQMMTDPIKPLGLSFYLLTTRAPMYTAGGRLFVDVTKNFASPAGREALLKLGESDPLIKDALLTVAERKDLIADPKIESQPIPTAANSPPIREIDPEIVTQLIKRGQTLIAKLKQKIRLKSGTDLFEFILEDIQELQQFLFEPQSINVITTAMNAANWLNSKLEGWLGEKNTADILSRSVPNNITASMGLELLDVADAIRPYPEISSYLQQTKDENFLEQLERFPGGTEVKNAINAYLAKYGMRCPGEIDISRERWAEKPLTLLPLILSSLKNFESNARRRVFNQRLQEAKEKEQEILTRLQKLPDGKNKAEKTKSIIGIFRSLCGYREYPKYHMINRYFIYKQALLKEAEKLVQVGIIHSKDDIFYLTFDELCQTVRTQTLDQNLIRQRKAEYHIYERLTPPRVMTSEGEIIVGEYHQQSNLPSNVLPGLAVSSGKVEGRARVIHDLETAALEEGDILVTTYTDPGWTPLFLSIKGLVTEVGGLMTHGSVIAREYGLPAVVGVENATKLIKDGQKIRVNGTEGYIEILA; this comes from the coding sequence ATGAATATGTGCGTACTCGACCTGAAAGCTCTCACCAAAGCGGATCACAAATATGTGGGGCATAAGGCGGCTAATCTGGGGGAACTTCACCAAATTAAAGGCATCCAAGTGCCTGATGGTTTTTGTATCACTACAGCGGCCTTCAAGGAATCAGCACCGATTAAGAAACTTACAGCCAGCTTAGATGGTTGTGGTTTAAACGATATGGACAGAATTCGCTGGATCAGCAGCGAGATCCGGAGTTTAATCGAAGTGACTCCAATACCTCAGGATGTTGTGAAGGAAATATTTGAAATGATCTCGCACTTTGGGGAAAACCAAGCCTATGCAGTTCGATCCAGTTCTACTGCAGAGGATCTGCCAACAGCTTCTTTTGCAGGCCAGTATGATACATACCTCAACGTCAGCGGCAGAAAAGCAATACTTAAACACATCAAAAAATGCTGGGCTTCATTGTTTACGGAACGGGCGGTAACGTATCGTCTGCAGAACAAGGTCAAAAACCACACAGCAGCGATGGCGGTAATCATCCAAAAAATGATCAATCCACAGGCGTCAGGTATCATGTTTACCGCTGATCCTGCCACCGGTAACCGCAGCATTTTATCAATTGATGCCTGTTTAGGGCTTGGAGAGCGCATTGTTTCCGGGCAGATCAATCCCGATAACTATAAAGTACGAAGCAGCACGATCATCTCAATGAGGAAACGCCAGAGGCAGGTACTTAACGATCAGCAAATCATAGAGCTTGCGCAGATCGGCAGACAAGTTGAAGCTCATTTTGGCTGTCCTCAAGATATTGAGTGGTGTTTAGCCGATGACTGTTTTTATCTAGTGCAGAGCAGACCGATTACCACTCTCTTCCCTATTCCAGCTGCTGACAATCAGGGAAGCCGAATCTTTGTATCCGTGGGACATCAACAAATGATGACTGATCCAATTAAACCACTAGGATTATCATTTTATCTGCTGACTACGCGTGCCCCCATGTACACTGCCGGCGGTCGATTATTTGTAGATGTCACTAAGAATTTTGCTTCTCCTGCTGGAAGGGAAGCCTTATTAAAGCTGGGTGAATCCGATCCATTGATCAAAGATGCACTTCTCACGGTCGCTGAGCGAAAAGATTTAATCGCAGATCCAAAAATTGAATCCCAGCCAATACCAACAGCGGCGAATTCTCCGCCAATCAGGGAAATTGACCCTGAGATTGTAACTCAGCTGATCAAGCGGGGGCAGACGCTTATTGCAAAGCTAAAGCAGAAAATCCGTTTAAAATCAGGTACTGATTTATTTGAATTCATTTTAGAAGACATCCAGGAACTGCAGCAGTTTTTATTCGAACCCCAGAGCATAAATGTAATTACTACCGCAATGAATGCTGCGAACTGGCTCAATTCAAAGCTGGAAGGTTGGTTAGGTGAAAAGAACACTGCGGATATTTTAAGCCGCTCTGTGCCAAACAACATCACAGCCAGTATGGGTTTAGAGCTGTTGGATGTTGCCGATGCGATTCGCCCCTATCCGGAAATATCATCCTACCTGCAGCAGACCAAGGACGAAAACTTTTTAGAACAGCTAGAGCGATTTCCGGGTGGAACCGAAGTGAAAAACGCCATCAATGCCTATCTGGCTAAATATGGCATGCGCTGTCCAGGTGAAATCGATATCAGCAGAGAACGCTGGGCTGAGAAGCCGCTCACCCTATTACCTCTGATTCTCAGCAGTCTGAAAAACTTTGAATCAAACGCTCGCCGCCGAGTTTTTAATCAACGACTGCAGGAAGCCAAGGAAAAGGAACAAGAAATCCTAACACGCCTGCAGAAACTGCCCGATGGTAAAAACAAAGCTGAAAAAACCAAGTCAATCATCGGCATATTTCGCAGTTTGTGCGGCTATCGTGAATATCCGAAATACCATATGATCAACCGCTATTTCATCTACAAGCAGGCTTTATTAAAAGAAGCCGAAAAGCTGGTTCAGGTAGGAATTATCCACAGCAAAGATGACATCTTCTACCTCACATTTGACGAACTTTGCCAAACAGTGCGCACCCAGACCTTAGATCAGAATCTGATTCGCCAGCGCAAAGCCGAGTATCATATTTACGAGCGGCTTACGCCACCCCGGGTGATGACATCGGAAGGTGAAATCATTGTCGGTGAATACCACCAACAATCAAACTTACCAAGTAACGTTCTTCCCGGACTAGCCGTATCTTCTGGCAAAGTCGAAGGCAGAGCTCGTGTTATTCACGATCTGGAAACAGCTGCCCTGGAAGAGGGTGATATTTTGGTAACCACTTATACTGATCCAGGATGGACACCGTTGTTTTTATCAATCAAGGGATTGGTAACTGAAGTCGGTGGATTGATGACCCATGGTTCGGTCATTGCCCGCGAATACGGCTTGCCTGCCGTCGTAGGGGTTGAAAATGCTACCAAGCTCATCAAAGACGGGCAGAAGATTCGAGTCAATGGTACTGAAGGTTATATAGAAATCTTAGCATAA